The Methanofervidicoccus abyssi genome includes the window TAAGATGGCATACGTGTTATACTCCCTTAAAGATCCTGAAGGAGAGTTGTGTAGAAGATTTTTGAATACCCTCAGGCTTGTGAAGTGATATTAAGGAAGAGATTTTATGAGTTCATCAAAGAAAATAGGGAATTAGTTTTGTAGAGATAGAGGGTAAGTTTGGGAGTGGAAATGCAACGATAGAATTAAAAAATAATATTATTATTATATTATTATAATTATTAATATTATTATACAATGGGGACTAAAGTATGATGTAGTTGATGCCATAATTGAGCTAATCAATGAGGAAAAAATCTACGCTCAGTCGACATCATCAGTAATCTATACTTTAGATGGTAAAGCTCTAAGATTACCTATTGCTAAAGCTCCTCCAAAAGAGGGGCATAAGGAACTACACTGGTTTGCCCGTTGTATTAGATATTGAACCGCCCAAAGGAGGGAGGTGGTATTTATGGGTATTAAAGCCCTCAAGATTAGAGAAGATATCCAGAAAGGAATCGATCCAGCTCCAAAGCTTGGAGAGGTGTTAAGCGGTAAAGCGGATAAGGTTTACACAGATGCAAAAGAGTTCTTCAGAAGAACGTACTTCTCCCAAAACCTAATTGATCTCCTAAAGAGAGTGGTTCGAGCTATAAAGGGAGAAGAGAGCAGTAGGATCATCACCCTCTATTCATTCTACGGCGGAGGTAAGACCCACTCCATATTAGCAATCTATCACGCTTTTAAGAATCCGGACGCTTTGAAAGATGAAGAAGTACTGAGAGATTACGATGAAGTTATCAAGCAAGAAATCTGCAAGCTTGCAGATGAAATAAAGGAGATTTCAAAGGATTTGAAGACCATCATAGCCACTGGAGACGATACCCGTTTCTTCGGACATCCCACCGAACCGATAGACATGCCACCCTACAAGATTCACACTCTTTGGGGCTACATAGCACACAACCTCGGCAAATATGGGCTGGTAGAGAACTACGACAAAAACCTTTCAATCCCACCTCAAAACAAGATCAGCGATCTGCTCAGCGGTGAAAAGGCAATATTCATCATCGATGAGCTGATAGATTATGCTCATTCCATGATACATTCTAAGAACGAATACGAGAAAGGATACGTCAAAAGCTTACCACAGTTTATAGAGTATTTTGCAAAAGCGATCAGAGCATCTGATTCGATTTTAATAATCTCATTACCCGTTGAATTAAAGAAGACCCGGTCTGAAACGGGGTTTGAAACGGATTGGAGATACGATAGGGGCTTCGTGCAGTCAGTGTGGAACGCCCTTAAAGATTTTGCTCTTCCAATTTCACCGCTTAGAACCGAAGGAGTAAAAGATGATGTCGTCGAAGTTCTAAAGAAGAGAATCTTCGAAAAAATCCCTGAAAACATCAAAATGTCCGCTCTTCAAAAGTTGAGAGAGAAAGTAGTATCATACGAAGAGCACTTTGTCGGTTATGAAGATTTCCTCAGAAAGTTTGAGAGAACATACCCATTCCATCCCGACTACCTCGAAATCCTTGAAAAGTTGATATCCAGTCTAAAGCTTCAAAAGACGAGAGATGCCCTCAAGATAACGATTGAAGTTGTAAAGAGCATCATAAACTCCGGAGAAGATTCAGAGTACATAACGGTATGGCACATCGATCCATCACTCGATTCTCTTAAGCCCATGCTTTTCAGAGATCTATATGCAGACTACGAGATGGTTTACAGGAAAGAGGTTGAAGGTATATCTGGCTTTACAGAGCCTGAACTCGTTAAAATAACGTTAAGAACTGTATTTCTCTCAACATACATACATGACAGTCCAATAAGAAGAGATGACTTTCCTGATAGGAAAAAGCTTGTAAGGATGGTTTACGAACCAAGAAAGTTCACTGAAAACAACTGGGAACCTACAGATGTGTTATCTGCCCTTGAAGCGGCATACAGTAGTGAGGAAATTACACACCTAATGGAATCTGAAGGCAGATATTGGTTCTGGAGACATGCAAATGTAAAGGAGCACATCGAAAATAGGGCAAGAACGTTGCTTGAACATGAAGATGACAGAATATATAATAAGATAGAAGAATACCTAAAGCTCAGTGAACATGGTAAGCTGAGCGATAGGGGAGTTACTAAGAAAGTCGGTAGAAGAAAAGAAAGAGAGGATATAGTGCAATTCTTTGATAAAATCATTTATCTTAAGACTACCTACGACGAGAGAAAAGTTGAAGATGATAGATCTCTAAAACTCGTCGTATTTGTCAAAAAGGATTTGATGATCGACTTAAGAAAAGATATATTTGAAAACTACGAAGATTCTGAGAGAACGTATAAGAACACTGTCGTTGTCTTGATGCCAAGCGAAGAATACTACGATAAGATAAAGATACAAGCTGCTAGACTTGTCGCATGCGATTTGGTTGAGAAAGAAGTTTCAAGCTTTTACGCGGAACATGGGAAGAGTGTCGTAAAAACACAAAAAGCTTTAATTGAAGATTTTAGAGGGACATACGAAAAAGACTTAATAGAGGCTATTGTAAAAGGATACACACTCGTTTACTATCCAAGAGAGGTTGATTATAAATTTGATGTTTGTGAAGCGTTAATCCAAAATCCTTCGTATCACCTTCCAACAGCGGTTTACATTACATTATCAAAGGCACCAATACTAAAGATTAGTGATGTTCTAACGTTTGAAGCTCTCGTAAAACACATAAAGGACGTGATGGGTGTAGATATAACTGAATCTGACAGAATCTACACGGTAGAGCAGATAATAGACTGGTTTAAGCAAAGAGCAGCGTTTCCAATGGTAAAAGATGAGGTAATTAAAAATGCTTTAAAGGAAGGTGTTAGGCTAAAGAAGATAGGAGTGCTTGACGGAAATGAAATATACTTCAAGAAAGTCCACAAAAATACCCCACCACTCAGCCAAGAAATAGATGAGGGTGAAATACCAGACACGTTAAAAGATGATGCTAAAGTTCTACCGAGGAGAAAAGCTGTAGAAATACAATATAAAATGCTCAAAGAAAAGGAAAAAGTACTGAGAAGATTAGATGTTGTAGAAAAGATATGGTATGAAATAAAAGCTGAAGACAGTGTTCTAAGACTTGAGGAACTTCCAACTATGGATGACTGGCACTACACCTTCGTTAATGGATTGATTGTAGAAAAAAGAGAAAAGCTGAAGTCTGGTATAACTGTCGAAGTGTATCCCGGAACTGGAATAGAAAAAGATGCTGGGAAAGAGGTAAGAATTACAATTAAAGCAATACCTATAAATTTAGAGGTCGAAAAAGTCGAAGTATCTGTAAAATGCAATGATAAAGAAATTTTAAGTCAAGAAATGGAGAGAAAGGATGATAGATTTGAGAGTGTTTTATACGTCAATGCTCCCAAGATGGAAGGTGAAAAGGATAATTATATAGCTGTAGTTAAAGCATATACTCCAAATGGAGTATTTGAAAAATCTATAAGGTTTACGATAGAGGCAAAAGTAAAGAGAAAGACTGTTAAGTTAAGAGAGATTAATGAGAAACACATAGGAGCAAAGTTAATAAAAATATTAGATATTAAGGATTACAGTATTCTTTCTGATATTGAAAATATACCTGAATTTAAAGAAGCAAAGGTTACTGGTAATCTCATTGTAAAAGTCAATGCAGGAGAGATTAATGTAAACTATAGTAATGTAAGTATCGATGTAGCAGCGAACTCATCGAAAGAAATTGCAGATTATGGTTTAGAGTCCTCAGGAACATTCGAAGTAGAACCTAATGAGTCTTTTGAACTAAAAGAGCTAACAGTTAGAAAGCTTATGAGATTAAATGGAAAAGTAGAATTTTTACTTGGACTGGAGGAGTGAGATATGAAGACCATGGTAGCATCTTCTT containing:
- a CDS encoding DUF499 domain-containing protein, whose protein sequence is MGIKALKIREDIQKGIDPAPKLGEVLSGKADKVYTDAKEFFRRTYFSQNLIDLLKRVVRAIKGEESSRIITLYSFYGGGKTHSILAIYHAFKNPDALKDEEVLRDYDEVIKQEICKLADEIKEISKDLKTIIATGDDTRFFGHPTEPIDMPPYKIHTLWGYIAHNLGKYGLVENYDKNLSIPPQNKISDLLSGEKAIFIIDELIDYAHSMIHSKNEYEKGYVKSLPQFIEYFAKAIRASDSILIISLPVELKKTRSETGFETDWRYDRGFVQSVWNALKDFALPISPLRTEGVKDDVVEVLKKRIFEKIPENIKMSALQKLREKVVSYEEHFVGYEDFLRKFERTYPFHPDYLEILEKLISSLKLQKTRDALKITIEVVKSIINSGEDSEYITVWHIDPSLDSLKPMLFRDLYADYEMVYRKEVEGISGFTEPELVKITLRTVFLSTYIHDSPIRRDDFPDRKKLVRMVYEPRKFTENNWEPTDVLSALEAAYSSEEITHLMESEGRYWFWRHANVKEHIENRARTLLEHEDDRIYNKIEEYLKLSEHGKLSDRGVTKKVGRRKEREDIVQFFDKIIYLKTTYDERKVEDDRSLKLVVFVKKDLMIDLRKDIFENYEDSERTYKNTVVVLMPSEEYYDKIKIQAARLVACDLVEKEVSSFYAEHGKSVVKTQKALIEDFRGTYEKDLIEAIVKGYTLVYYPREVDYKFDVCEALIQNPSYHLPTAVYITLSKAPILKISDVLTFEALVKHIKDVMGVDITESDRIYTVEQIIDWFKQRAAFPMVKDEVIKNALKEGVRLKKIGVLDGNEIYFKKVHKNTPPLSQEIDEGEIPDTLKDDAKVLPRRKAVEIQYKMLKEKEKVLRRLDVVEKIWYEIKAEDSVLRLEELPTMDDWHYTFVNGLIVEKREKLKSGITVEVYPGTGIEKDAGKEVRITIKAIPINLEVEKVEVSVKCNDKEILSQEMERKDDRFESVLYVNAPKMEGEKDNYIAVVKAYTPNGVFEKSIRFTIEAKVKRKTVKLREINEKHIGAKLIKILDIKDYSILSDIENIPEFKEAKVTGNLIVKVNAGEINVNYSNVSIDVAANSSKEIADYGLESSGTFEVEPNESFELKELTVRKLMRLNGKVEFLLGLEE